CGGCGGCCGCCAGGACCGGGCCCGGGCCGCCGAGCTGCTCGCCCGCGTCGGCCTCGAGGGCAAGGGCGGGCGCCGCCCCGCCGAACTCTCCGGCGGCCAGCAGCAGCGGGTCGCCATCGCCCGGGCCCTGGTCACCCGGCCCGACGTGGTCTTCGCCGACGAACCCACCGGCGCCCTCGACACCACCACCGCCGCCGAGGTCCTCGGCCTGCTGCGGGACGCCGTCGACTCCCTCGGGGCCACCGTCGTCATGGTCACTCACGACCCGGCCGCCGCCGCCCACGCCGACCAGGTGCTCTTCCTCGCCGACGGCCTCATCGCGGACCGCCTCCCGCGCAGCACCGCCACCGTCATCACCTCCCGCATGACCACCCTCACGGCCCGCCCGGCGCCGGCCTACGCGACGCTCTGACCGCAGCGGACGCGCCGCGCCGCAGCCCGGACCGCGGGGGCCGGCCGTCCGGACGTCACCGCCCCGCCGGTCTCCAGGGCCCGACCCCGAGCTTCCCCGTGGTCCCCAGGTCGACGGGCACCGTGAGCCGCAGCCGGAGCCGGGGCGCGCCCGGCTTCGGCGCCAGGTCCACCACCCACCCCTCGGCCGGGGTCCCGTCGGTGACCAGGTTCCGCCACAGCAGCGACACCGACGCGGACTCCCCGGGCCGGAGGGTCACCGGCTGCGGCGCGGAGTCGAGGCCGGTCGAGGAGACCACACCGTTCGACCCCTGCCCCACGGACACCTCCACCGGCCGCTCCTCGCGGTCCAGCAGCCGCAGGTCGGGATGCCCCGCCAGTAGGTAGGGGCGGGTACCGCAGTTGAGCAGCTGGACCTCCCCCACGCGCAGCCCCATCGCCGCGTTCCCGGTGCCCTCCAGCAGCCGCACCCCGCCCTCGGGGCAGGGCACCGGCTCCGCCGACGGCGGCGCCTCCCCGATCGCCTCCATGAACGGGGTGCACCCCGTCCCCACCCCCGTCAGCACCCCGGCCAGGGCCAAGGCCCCCGCCACCGCACCAACCCGTTTCGCCCGCCCCTGTCCGGTCATCCCCCGACCCTAAGCCGCCACGCCCGGCCACTCACCCGGGATTGGCCCGTCCCCCCGGCCCCCCGCGCGCCCTACGGTGCCGCCATGGACCGTACGCTCGCCGCCGACCTCGTCCGGCTCCCCGAACTCCTCGACGCCACCCGCCGCGCCGCCGCCGAG
The Streptomyces sp. NBC_00091 genome window above contains:
- a CDS encoding DUF4232 domain-containing protein, yielding MTGQGRAKRVGAVAGALALAGVLTGVGTGCTPFMEAIGEAPPSAEPVPCPEGGVRLLEGTGNAAMGLRVGEVQLLNCGTRPYLLAGHPDLRLLDREERPVEVSVGQGSNGVVSSTGLDSAPQPVTLRPGESASVSLLWRNLVTDGTPAEGWVVDLAPKPGAPRLRLRLTVPVDLGTTGKLGVGPWRPAGR